From Laspinema palackyanum D2c, the proteins below share one genomic window:
- a CDS encoding ATP-binding protein yields MSPTKTWLIANQEYLMAEIARVRSYLQIHLQRLNPEAEFDTAEFFSLKEQAIGWHLETPPSLNELGDRFGLSAFERDILLLCAGMELDGTWGTLCATAQGDAQAQYPTFTLALDVLPSPNWMALTPVGALRRWRLIEIGTGNALTQSPLRIDERVLHYLVGIEHPDERLVAAVTRIPIQVGEMDRLCGSHRQLAEQVAGMLVSEELGKVPIVQLCGSDVASKRAIASAVCSAIGWNLHVMAGDVIPIALGEITELMRLWEREAFLNNSALLLDCDEVDSNDVARESAIARIIENYDNPLLITSRDRRHPRQRPLITFEVEQPSSQEQRELWVNTLGADAAQLNGHIETLVSHFSLSAPAIRAACLKTKGTNQIATDNSNDFGSQLWQTCRIQARSRMEDLAQRIESGSQWEDLVLPDIQRDTLREIIAHVRQRAKVYETWGFGGKSGRGLGITALFAGASGTGKTMAADIIAQELHLDLYRIDLSSIISKYIGETEKNLRRVFDSAEAGGSILLFDEADALFGKRSEVKDSHDRHANIEVAYLLQRMEAYRGLAILTTNLKSSLDQAFLRRIRFVIQFPFPDANQREEIWRRIFPKQTPTEGLNYPKLGKLNVAGGNIRNIALNSAFIAADANEPVMMKHILEASKSEYMKLERPLTDMEVKGWV; encoded by the coding sequence ATGAGTCCGACTAAAACTTGGTTGATCGCCAATCAAGAGTATTTGATGGCGGAGATCGCCCGGGTTCGTTCCTATTTACAGATTCACCTCCAACGCCTGAATCCAGAGGCGGAATTTGATACAGCCGAATTCTTTTCGCTTAAGGAACAGGCAATCGGTTGGCATTTGGAGACGCCTCCGAGTTTAAATGAACTGGGCGATCGCTTTGGATTATCAGCTTTTGAGCGAGATATCCTGCTGTTATGCGCCGGGATGGAACTGGATGGCACTTGGGGAACCCTCTGTGCCACTGCTCAAGGGGATGCTCAAGCTCAATATCCCACCTTTACTCTGGCTTTGGATGTCTTACCTTCACCGAATTGGATGGCACTGACGCCGGTGGGAGCATTGCGCCGGTGGCGATTGATTGAGATTGGGACGGGCAACGCCCTCACCCAGAGTCCCCTGAGAATTGATGAACGGGTGTTGCATTATTTAGTCGGAATTGAACATCCCGATGAACGATTGGTTGCAGCAGTCACCCGCATCCCCATCCAAGTGGGGGAAATGGACCGTTTATGTGGTTCCCATCGCCAGTTGGCGGAACAGGTGGCGGGAATGCTGGTGAGTGAAGAGTTGGGGAAGGTGCCGATTGTGCAATTATGTGGCAGTGATGTCGCCAGTAAGCGGGCGATCGCCTCGGCAGTTTGTAGTGCGATCGGTTGGAACTTGCACGTCATGGCAGGGGATGTCATCCCCATCGCCTTGGGGGAAATCACCGAGTTGATGCGGTTATGGGAGAGAGAGGCATTTTTAAATAACAGTGCCTTGCTATTAGACTGCGATGAAGTGGACAGTAATGATGTCGCCCGAGAAAGTGCGATCGCCCGCATTATCGAAAACTACGATAATCCCTTACTAATTACCAGCCGCGATCGCCGCCATCCCCGGCAACGTCCCTTAATCACCTTTGAAGTCGAACAACCCTCATCCCAGGAACAACGGGAACTCTGGGTCAATACCCTCGGTGCAGACGCTGCCCAGTTAAACGGTCACATTGAAACCTTAGTCTCCCATTTTAGCCTGAGCGCTCCCGCCATCCGTGCTGCCTGCCTCAAAACCAAAGGAACCAACCAGATTGCCACCGACAACAGCAACGACTTTGGCAGCCAACTGTGGCAGACTTGTCGGATTCAGGCGCGATCGCGCATGGAAGACCTCGCCCAACGCATCGAATCCGGTAGCCAGTGGGAGGACCTCGTACTCCCCGACATCCAACGAGACACCCTCCGAGAAATCATCGCCCATGTGCGACAACGGGCCAAAGTTTACGAAACCTGGGGATTTGGCGGCAAAAGTGGCCGAGGATTAGGCATCACCGCCCTGTTTGCCGGTGCCAGCGGTACGGGGAAAACAATGGCTGCTGATATTATCGCCCAAGAACTGCACCTCGATCTGTATCGCATCGACCTCAGTTCCATCATCAGTAAATATATCGGAGAAACCGAGAAAAACCTGCGCCGAGTCTTCGACTCCGCCGAAGCAGGCGGGTCCATCCTCCTCTTCGACGAAGCCGACGCCTTATTTGGCAAACGCAGCGAAGTCAAAGACTCCCACGATCGCCATGCCAACATCGAAGTCGCCTACCTCCTGCAACGCATGGAAGCCTATCGAGGATTAGCCATCCTCACCACCAACCTCAAAAGTTCCTTAGACCAAGCCTTCCTCCGCCGTATCCGCTTCGTCATTCAATTCCCCTTCCCCGACGCCAATCAACGGGAAGAAATTTGGCGACGTATTTTCCCCAAACAAACTCCAACTGAAGGGTTAAATTATCCTAAACTCGGTAAACTCAATGTCGCTGGAGGAAACATCCGCAATATTGCCTTAAACTCCGCCTTCATTGCCGCCGATGCTAATGAGCCCGTGATGATGAAACATATCCTGGAAGCGTCAAAAAGTGAATATATGAAATTAGAAAGACCTTTGACCGATATGGAGGTGAAGGGATGGGTGTGA
- a CDS encoding C2 family cysteine protease, which translates to MADNFFDLDNAPNVFTVGAEIPIGTTIRGLDGADRIDGSGNPDLILGNIGADTISGLQGADTIHGGRGADLLFGNEGADLLMGERGNDIIFSGKGDDILMGGQGDDFLSGDGGSDTLTGDDGSDAFVLDIRHTTSDRNLADLITDFSNDDGDVFALTDGANDALTEADITLETVGTDTFISLKANGEFLARVQGVSAEDLTETFSTVRATRDDTEPGARNLGLIPGRVSIQGEVGDRDFLDLFQFQVTESSIVEFSLTGLSADADLLLYQDLDEDGELGGEEIITSSERWDSADESIENVSLDPGQYFIGVEQFEGDTSYILSLAGVAGTVARDLAGDRPSSARNLEADGDVELHDYVGGSDPVDTYRLEVFAGGYIDMFTDYQESDLNLSLWSDRNGNDQLDPDEVIAQGTNEIELNSINPGIYYINVTAPGAATPYEIFAISEPGSRVGIESYNPLLPGIPRKGQLDRNDEFDPNDQDNYADPYLLPELGAGLTVTVTQESQDFDAYLTVVDLLTGEVVAENDDIDIEGGNYDAQVSFTTTQGGKYVVYASSVDSPGFGDYTLNALVTGTPTPPAVRSASASSNLELDAANNWSSGSIRTNNLSLGSIALPAPVFLEKGGRSDTGLEQDKVHEFTYQPLTGGQISPIQINNLNQGGFGDCAFLAALAATFGKIEDPSAAALATSAVLNSGVTTDGNNYTFQFYNYQTGNPTTVTVDNQVPIDQSLLFGAKWSNDSVSPNQASGQPVWASIFERAYAKWRGEETGRNGYDVIGNGDFGGLPLRRVTGQAIQEISWDDSQDNTEYSLIDFSDEMSGNYRLLGNITPDEIFQNIQNTLNGGRYAMSGTISNAEQLSQGMLVGGHAYSVHNAFVDQSGTKMILVRNPWGSDTQNGAVDNINDGFVSLTFDQFLQNFAAVSLSQ; encoded by the coding sequence GTGGCTGATAATTTTTTTGATTTAGACAATGCTCCCAATGTGTTTACAGTAGGAGCCGAAATACCCATTGGCACTACAATTCGCGGTCTGGATGGGGCGGATAGGATTGACGGTTCAGGCAATCCTGATCTCATTTTGGGCAATATTGGAGCCGATACTATCTCGGGTCTCCAGGGAGCAGACACTATTCACGGGGGTCGGGGAGCGGATCTCCTGTTCGGGAACGAGGGAGCAGACCTGCTCATGGGGGAACGCGGCAATGATATCATCTTTAGCGGTAAGGGGGATGATATCTTGATGGGCGGCCAGGGTGATGACTTCCTATCTGGAGATGGCGGGAGTGACACTCTGACTGGGGATGATGGTTCCGATGCGTTTGTCTTAGATATCCGCCATACCACGAGCGATCGCAACCTTGCTGATCTAATTACCGATTTTAGTAACGATGACGGGGATGTATTTGCCCTCACCGATGGAGCCAATGATGCCCTGACCGAAGCGGATATTACCCTAGAAACCGTGGGCACCGATACATTTATTTCCCTCAAGGCGAATGGAGAGTTCCTAGCGCGGGTTCAGGGAGTCAGTGCCGAAGACTTAACAGAGACTTTCAGTACCGTGCGCGCCACCCGCGACGACACAGAACCGGGGGCAAGGAATCTGGGGTTGATACCTGGGAGAGTGAGCATTCAAGGGGAAGTGGGCGATCGGGATTTTCTGGACTTGTTCCAATTCCAAGTAACCGAAAGCAGCATCGTTGAGTTCAGTCTCACCGGATTGAGTGCCGATGCGGATTTGCTACTCTATCAGGATTTGGATGAGGATGGGGAACTGGGAGGAGAGGAAATTATTACCTCCTCAGAACGATGGGACAGTGCTGATGAAAGCATCGAAAACGTCTCCCTCGATCCGGGTCAATATTTCATCGGGGTAGAGCAATTTGAGGGAGATACCAGCTACATCCTCAGTTTAGCTGGAGTTGCCGGAACAGTAGCCCGAGATTTAGCCGGCGATCGGCCCAGTAGTGCACGCAACCTAGAAGCAGACGGCGATGTAGAATTGCATGACTATGTAGGGGGGAGCGATCCCGTGGATACCTATCGCCTGGAGGTATTTGCTGGGGGATATATAGATATGTTTACCGATTACCAGGAGAGCGATCTCAACCTGAGCCTATGGAGCGATCGCAACGGCAATGACCAGTTAGACCCCGATGAGGTCATTGCACAGGGGACAAATGAAATCGAACTCAACAGTATCAACCCCGGCATCTATTACATCAATGTCACTGCTCCGGGCGCGGCAACACCCTACGAAATTTTTGCCATCTCCGAACCGGGCAGTCGCGTCGGCATTGAAAGCTATAACCCCCTACTCCCCGGTATCCCCAGGAAGGGGCAGCTTGATCGCAACGATGAGTTCGATCCCAACGATCAGGACAACTACGCCGATCCCTACCTGTTGCCAGAACTGGGGGCCGGGTTAACAGTCACAGTGACTCAGGAATCACAGGATTTTGATGCTTATCTAACCGTAGTGGATCTGCTCACGGGCGAAGTGGTTGCTGAAAACGATGATATCGACATCGAAGGCGGCAACTACGACGCTCAAGTGAGCTTCACTACAACCCAAGGTGGCAAGTATGTCGTCTATGCCTCCAGTGTGGATTCTCCGGGGTTTGGCGACTATACCCTAAATGCCCTAGTCACAGGGACGCCGACTCCCCCAGCAGTCCGCAGTGCCAGTGCCAGCAGTAACCTTGAGTTGGATGCAGCGAACAATTGGTCTTCGGGTTCTATCCGAACCAACAATTTGTCTTTGGGTTCTATCGCCCTGCCAGCGCCAGTCTTTCTGGAAAAAGGCGGGCGGAGTGATACGGGTTTAGAACAAGACAAGGTTCATGAGTTTACCTACCAACCCCTAACCGGGGGTCAGATCTCTCCCATTCAAATCAATAACTTGAACCAAGGCGGATTTGGGGACTGCGCCTTTCTGGCAGCCTTGGCTGCTACCTTCGGCAAGATAGAAGATCCCAGCGCCGCTGCCTTAGCAACCAGTGCCGTTCTCAACAGTGGGGTTACCACTGATGGCAATAACTATACCTTCCAGTTCTATAACTACCAAACGGGCAATCCGACCACAGTAACGGTGGATAACCAAGTGCCAATCGATCAGTCTCTCTTGTTTGGGGCAAAGTGGAGCAATGATTCTGTCTCACCAAACCAAGCCTCGGGGCAACCCGTCTGGGCCTCAATTTTTGAACGAGCCTATGCGAAGTGGCGGGGTGAGGAGACGGGTCGCAATGGCTATGATGTGATAGGAAATGGTGATTTCGGGGGGCTTCCCCTCCGCCGAGTGACGGGTCAAGCCATCCAAGAGATTAGCTGGGATGATTCCCAAGATAATACCGAATATTCTCTAATCGACTTCAGTGATGAGATGAGCGGTAATTATCGTTTATTAGGGAATATTACCCCGGATGAAATCTTTCAAAACATTCAAAACACATTGAATGGCGGTCGCTATGCCATGTCTGGGACAATCTCAAATGCCGAACAGCTATCTCAGGGTATGCTGGTGGGCGGCCATGCCTATAGTGTTCATAATGCTTTTGTTGATCAGAGTGGCACGAAAATGATCCTAGTCCGGAACCCCTGGGGCAGCGATACTCAAAACGGGGCAGTGGATAATATTAATGATGGATTTGTGTCCCTAACCTTCGATCAGTTTTTGCAGAACTTTGCTGCGGTGAGCCTGTCTCAGTAA
- a CDS encoding class I SAM-dependent methyltransferase has translation MTSANPNHPTASVPVITDPDVLLQAMLTSFNQRLETVGELIMPAVPAMGEYYRHRIGSLFDSLAIPFQEAERNQLYQILDKKLEEGFALSPHARLRLKYHPAEPPKTGLTFEFSISVLSDMEEYQEWMNQNEQPWFGMTPDGKVLDIAELIEDPRTASVLDIGAATGRNTLALAQRGHPVDALELVPPYCDRLQQIAEQTGLPITVTTGDIFNPLVRMPLGQYQLAIATETLPLFCFDRDRLRLFLVKICDVLQTGGSVLFSLFLAAVDYEPDLVTRQMSQVNWSCLFTRSDLANAMAGLPLELISDESWVNYEQTHRPEETWPPHESFVNWATGRELLLTPPDQTAMELRWILCKRL, from the coding sequence ATGACATCGGCAAATCCAAACCACCCGACTGCTTCAGTGCCAGTGATCACGGACCCTGATGTACTCTTGCAAGCGATGCTGACCAGTTTTAACCAAAGACTGGAAACCGTGGGCGAACTAATTATGCCCGCAGTCCCAGCAATGGGAGAGTATTACCGCCATCGAATTGGTTCCCTATTCGATAGTTTGGCGATTCCGTTCCAAGAAGCGGAACGAAATCAACTCTATCAAATTTTGGACAAAAAGTTAGAAGAGGGATTTGCCTTATCTCCCCATGCGCGCCTCAGACTCAAGTACCATCCGGCAGAACCCCCAAAAACCGGATTAACCTTTGAATTTTCCATCTCTGTCTTATCGGATATGGAGGAATATCAGGAGTGGATGAACCAGAATGAACAGCCCTGGTTTGGCATGACTCCCGATGGGAAAGTTCTGGATATTGCTGAGTTAATAGAAGACCCGAGGACTGCCTCAGTTTTGGATATCGGGGCCGCAACTGGACGGAATACCTTGGCCCTGGCACAACGGGGTCATCCCGTGGATGCCTTGGAATTAGTGCCTCCCTATTGCGATCGCCTCCAACAGATTGCCGAACAAACTGGATTACCCATCACCGTGACTACGGGAGATATCTTCAATCCCCTGGTCCGAATGCCCTTGGGACAGTATCAACTGGCGATCGCCACCGAAACCCTCCCCCTGTTTTGCTTCGATCGCGATCGCCTACGCCTGTTCCTCGTCAAAATCTGTGATGTCCTCCAGACCGGCGGTTCAGTCCTATTTAGCCTCTTTCTCGCAGCCGTTGACTACGAACCCGATTTAGTCACCCGCCAGATGTCGCAAGTCAACTGGTCCTGCCTGTTCACGCGATCGGACCTCGCCAATGCAATGGCCGGATTGCCCCTAGAACTAATCTCCGATGAGTCCTGGGTCAACTATGAACAAACCCATCGCCCCGAAGAAACATGGCCTCCCCATGAATCCTTTGTCAACTGGGCAACCGGACGGGAATTATTACTCACCCCCCCAGACCAAACCGCAATGGAATTGCGCTGGATACTCTGCAAACGCTTGTAA
- a CDS encoding eCIS core domain-containing protein, which yields MASGRQIQKKGPSNTTPTPATGMFKPRPFAQAAESETAIAPELQTKAEPGQIGGSRLSRIDVSAPPPIQPKLTIGAPDDKYEQEADTIARKVVKQISAPTPPDGNGGGDAVQRQMFSKPSIMRLTVQRREAVEGGAASSDLESTISQARSGGTPLGEPIRRQMEGAFGTDFSGVRVHTNNTADTLNRSLSARAFTTGTNIFFKQGEYNPSSSSGKELLAHELTHVVQQNEGTVQRQQAPNIQRSKEDGEPDNLNSNLNPTVFKSQTYGKTWTRDAEITLIDRWLQATDNSETWEDQQYNLIQVLEACEQWMTRYGNSDKIPFGKKSSSEGRKPIIEELIGLTRQALQLSGGVGNPGSSVPSLAEESGSTGLSDETYEALEGGLTSVGSGSGITGDISDLGKVEEHLNGTATDFLDGGANFFGGALAIRSGKNAWTEAETTGEKILAVTQIGSGAGQMAHGVGKTVKASGVVSGGPDLAEATKDKWGGAGDLGGALADGASAINNIALTFNSLHNIYTNWRVSTAKEKIASGLEAAGNIADSVKDGFNTAKGIGNVSKAWAGGTYSGAAAMTQAASIAGIVTGSITIAQGGFQIYRAKGAKDAVKETEKKQQELIDTIYARYLQIEEESASLQEEFAFLDDPSIDYETKSRQVSAIIIQIEEIEEGCIKLSATLKELSVVQDEFSPATSAMKKIQNRKMEEGGFKMAQGGTSVASSALVLSGVGAPIAIGVAAIGGILSLGFAIVKYSRNKAANLLTTISRRITSGGKPKAQRDEDVSYREMENRVYKCYYSHMTQVLTRDPAPGLSEDEFSDIKTFARQEKEDRVNKDKQKHIIKIEGLNDKKDKSKIEPEVKKLSESQMKQTWIEIQNEKQKVITKEAPKGKIGRLKLYVSASSHKSGKAHEANVADVVAALYKLCTRGFNKEKGQFVEAPIQPTGQADPETLKEFGNITLLGLLKAAAITEARWAKWLNEAEKQPADKQEEVLKKQLTNHIK from the coding sequence ATGGCAAGCGGACGGCAGATTCAGAAAAAAGGACCATCGAACACCACACCGACTCCTGCCACGGGGATGTTCAAACCCCGTCCTTTTGCCCAGGCTGCCGAATCCGAAACGGCGATCGCACCGGAATTACAAACCAAAGCAGAACCGGGACAAATCGGGGGAAGCCGCCTCTCGCGCATCGATGTTTCTGCCCCCCCACCCATCCAACCCAAACTCACCATTGGCGCACCGGACGATAAATACGAGCAAGAAGCCGATACCATTGCTCGCAAAGTCGTCAAACAAATTAGCGCCCCTACACCCCCAGATGGGAACGGAGGTGGGGATGCGGTGCAGCGTCAAATGTTTTCTAAACCTTCAATCATGAGACTCACGGTGCAACGCCGAGAAGCCGTAGAGGGGGGAGCCGCTTCATCAGACTTGGAAAGTACCATCAGTCAAGCCAGAAGTGGTGGGACGCCCCTAGGGGAACCGATTCGTCGCCAGATGGAAGGCGCATTTGGGACAGATTTTAGTGGGGTGCGCGTTCATACCAATAACACGGCTGATACTCTCAACCGTTCCCTGAGCGCTCGTGCTTTCACCACGGGAACTAATATCTTTTTCAAGCAGGGAGAATATAATCCTAGTAGTTCAAGCGGAAAAGAATTACTTGCTCACGAACTGACTCATGTGGTGCAGCAAAATGAAGGAACTGTACAGCGGCAACAGGCTCCCAACATTCAACGAAGCAAAGAAGATGGCGAACCCGATAATTTAAATTCTAACTTAAATCCCACTGTTTTCAAATCACAAACTTATGGGAAAACTTGGACCCGAGATGCAGAGATTACTCTGATTGACCGATGGTTACAAGCTACGGATAACTCAGAAACATGGGAAGACCAACAGTACAACTTGATACAAGTTTTGGAGGCTTGTGAACAGTGGATGACACGGTACGGAAATTCCGACAAAATACCATTTGGCAAAAAATCCTCCAGTGAAGGCCGTAAGCCTATCATTGAAGAACTTATCGGTTTAACTCGCCAAGCTCTCCAACTGTCTGGAGGAGTAGGCAATCCAGGGTCAAGTGTTCCTAGTTTGGCAGAAGAGAGTGGCTCTACAGGTCTTAGTGATGAAACTTATGAAGCGCTAGAAGGCGGATTGACAAGTGTTGGGAGTGGCTCTGGCATCACCGGCGATATTTCAGATTTGGGGAAGGTTGAGGAGCATCTAAATGGTACGGCGACAGACTTTCTGGACGGAGGGGCCAATTTTTTCGGAGGTGCATTAGCTATTCGCAGTGGAAAAAACGCTTGGACGGAGGCAGAAACGACAGGAGAAAAAATTCTAGCTGTAACCCAAATAGGATCTGGTGCGGGACAAATGGCACACGGAGTTGGAAAAACAGTGAAGGCCAGCGGCGTAGTGAGCGGGGGCCCTGATCTTGCAGAGGCGACAAAGGACAAGTGGGGAGGAGCGGGAGATCTCGGTGGAGCTTTGGCAGATGGAGCTTCAGCAATCAATAACATTGCGCTAACCTTCAACTCTCTGCATAATATATATACTAATTGGCGGGTTTCTACCGCAAAAGAAAAAATAGCAAGTGGCTTAGAAGCAGCAGGTAATATTGCTGACTCGGTTAAAGATGGCTTTAATACCGCTAAGGGTATTGGAAATGTATCAAAGGCATGGGCAGGAGGAACCTACTCGGGAGCGGCAGCTATGACCCAGGCCGCATCTATTGCGGGTATTGTGACTGGCTCGATTACGATCGCCCAAGGTGGATTCCAAATTTATCGGGCAAAAGGAGCAAAAGATGCTGTTAAGGAAACTGAGAAAAAACAGCAAGAATTGATAGATACCATCTACGCTCGCTACTTACAAATCGAAGAAGAATCAGCTTCACTCCAGGAAGAATTCGCATTTTTAGATGATCCAAGTATCGATTATGAAACCAAGAGCAGACAAGTCAGCGCCATAATTATCCAAATAGAGGAGATTGAGGAAGGCTGCATCAAACTCTCCGCAACCCTTAAGGAACTCAGTGTAGTGCAAGATGAATTTTCACCGGCTACCTCCGCCATGAAAAAAATTCAAAATCGCAAGATGGAAGAAGGGGGTTTCAAAATGGCGCAAGGAGGAACGTCGGTTGCCAGTAGTGCCTTGGTCCTTTCTGGTGTGGGTGCGCCTATTGCGATTGGCGTTGCTGCGATTGGCGGTATCCTCTCATTGGGTTTTGCGATCGTTAAGTACAGTCGGAATAAAGCAGCAAACCTCTTAACTACGATCTCTCGGCGAATAACGTCTGGTGGAAAACCTAAAGCTCAACGGGATGAAGATGTCAGTTATCGAGAAATGGAAAACCGGGTTTACAAATGTTATTACAGCCACATGACCCAAGTGCTGACCCGCGATCCGGCTCCGGGCTTATCTGAGGATGAATTTAGTGATATCAAGACTTTTGCTCGACAAGAAAAAGAGGACCGGGTTAATAAGGACAAACAAAAACATATCATTAAAATTGAAGGGCTAAATGATAAGAAAGATAAAAGTAAGATTGAACCGGAGGTGAAAAAATTAAGTGAGTCTCAGATGAAACAGACTTGGATAGAAATCCAGAACGAAAAACAAAAAGTGATTACGAAAGAAGCACCCAAAGGCAAAATAGGCCGACTCAAGCTGTATGTGAGTGCTTCTAGTCATAAGAGTGGCAAAGCTCATGAAGCCAATGTAGCAGATGTGGTTGCAGCATTGTACAAGTTATGTACTCGAGGATTTAACAAAGAAAAGGGACAATTTGTAGAAGCTCCGATTCAACCTACCGGACAAGCTGATCCTGAAACCTTAAAAGAATTTGGTAACATTACTCTTTTGGGGCTTTTAAAGGCGGCTGCTATCACAGAGGCACGGTGGGCAAAATGGTTAAACGAAGCAGAAAAGCAGCCTGCTGACAAACAGGAAGAGGTTTTGAAAAAACAATTAACCAACCACATAAAATAG
- a CDS encoding DUF4255 domain-containing protein translates to MSNYLAIATVTACLQRMLQSSVQLDLDGARVTTVRPNNLGSGTPEKGVNLYMYQVSLNPVWQKNAEVRMRSTRDAGAKKSRTALDLHYIFSFYGNETELEPQRLLGSVVKILSDRTTLTRETIYETLADSSYPYLTDSNLADQTEEICFSPMDLSLEDLSKVWSVFFQTPYSISLVYKATVVMIEGEESAYRALPVRERALSGVIPFFNRPLVEQVVSRSGKFEPILANSTLLIRGKNLNNKQTTVRISGVEITPQSVSETELVVPLSLTPEHSLKAGVQSLQVIHHVSTESRGDNGNGWRGEYTQETATQTLSKPTVFSQSLESNAIPFILRPLVTKVTVSKLEGKDEDVRSAQIKVRVNLTLGKQQRIVLVLNEKSTQNPAAYMFEAPNRHRDGMVVTIPVKNVKPGEYLLRLQVDGAESILNVDSDPNSPNFNRYTEPKMVIR, encoded by the coding sequence ATGAGCAATTATCTAGCTATTGCCACCGTGACTGCCTGTTTACAACGGATGTTACAGTCTTCTGTTCAATTAGATTTAGATGGTGCAAGAGTCACCACCGTTCGCCCCAATAATTTAGGCAGCGGGACTCCTGAAAAAGGGGTTAACCTCTATATGTACCAAGTCTCTCTCAATCCTGTGTGGCAAAAGAATGCAGAAGTCCGGATGCGGAGTACCCGGGATGCGGGGGCGAAAAAATCCCGGACCGCATTAGATTTGCATTATATTTTCAGTTTCTACGGCAATGAAACGGAATTAGAACCGCAACGACTGTTAGGCAGTGTGGTGAAAATTTTGAGCGATCGCACCACCTTGACCCGAGAAACCATTTACGAAACTCTCGCTGATTCTAGCTATCCCTATTTAACCGATTCCAATTTAGCAGACCAAACCGAAGAAATATGCTTTAGTCCGATGGATTTATCCTTGGAAGATTTATCCAAAGTTTGGTCGGTATTTTTTCAAACGCCTTATAGTATTTCCTTGGTATATAAAGCAACGGTGGTGATGATTGAAGGAGAAGAATCCGCTTACCGAGCGTTACCCGTGCGCGAACGCGCCCTCAGTGGCGTTATTCCCTTTTTTAATCGCCCCTTGGTAGAACAAGTGGTCTCTCGTTCGGGAAAATTTGAGCCTATTCTAGCCAATAGTACCCTCCTAATTCGGGGTAAAAACCTGAACAATAAACAGACAACGGTGCGGATTAGTGGGGTAGAAATCACCCCCCAATCCGTTAGTGAAACTGAGTTAGTTGTTCCCCTTTCCTTAACCCCAGAACATTCGTTAAAAGCAGGGGTACAAAGTCTACAAGTCATTCATCATGTCTCTACTGAATCTCGGGGAGACAATGGCAACGGATGGCGGGGAGAATACACTCAAGAAACTGCGACCCAAACCTTATCCAAACCGACAGTATTCTCCCAAAGTTTAGAATCGAATGCCATTCCGTTTATTTTACGTCCCCTGGTAACCAAAGTGACGGTTTCTAAATTAGAAGGAAAAGACGAAGATGTGCGATCGGCTCAGATTAAGGTCCGGGTCAATTTGACTCTGGGTAAACAGCAGCGGATTGTATTAGTTTTGAATGAAAAATCCACCCAGAATCCGGCTGCCTATATGTTTGAAGCCCCCAACCGTCATCGCGATGGGATGGTAGTGACAATTCCCGTTAAAAATGTGAAACCGGGTGAGTATTTGCTGCGGTTACAGGTGGATGGGGCGGAAAGTATTCTGAATGTGGATTCGGATCCAAACAGTCCTAATTTTAATCGTTATACTGAGCCTAAGATGGTGATTCGGTGA
- a CDS encoding GxxExxY protein has translation MFTPIIIQAKAVQLLNNNGQAQVINYLKGSYHRLGLLLNFGEASLKIKRFIN, from the coding sequence ATTTTTACCCCAATCATTATCCAAGCCAAAGCCGTTCAACTGTTAAACAACAATGGGCAAGCCCAAGTCATCAACTACTTAAAAGGCAGCTACCACCGCCTCGGACTCCTCCTCAACTTCGGCGAAGCCAGCCTAAAAATCAAACGCTTCATCAACTAA